The Desulfobacterales bacterium genome has a segment encoding these proteins:
- the phoU gene encoding phosphate signaling complex protein PhoU has protein sequence MMSKHLQKDIEKLKNKLILMGSEVEDRVYKATQSIVSRDEELANDVIKADTEIDQLEIDIEEHCLKMLALYQPVAIDLRFIIAALKINNELERVGDIAVNLAERGAFLSGHKEVEIPFDIRKMAIKVEDMLTKSIDALVHMDVVLAHQVRSEDDEVDAYNREMYVRVKDALLHKPEQVNCLLHAISAGRHLERIADLATNIAEDVIYLVDAEIVRHTPEVFKD, from the coding sequence ATGATGTCCAAGCATTTGCAGAAAGATATTGAGAAACTGAAGAACAAGCTCATCCTGATGGGGAGTGAGGTCGAGGACCGGGTATATAAGGCCACCCAGTCCATTGTTAGCCGTGACGAGGAACTGGCCAATGACGTGATCAAGGCGGATACGGAGATTGACCAGCTGGAGATCGATATCGAGGAGCACTGCCTGAAGATGCTGGCGCTCTACCAGCCGGTGGCCATTGACCTGCGATTTATCATCGCCGCGCTCAAGATCAACAACGAACTGGAACGGGTGGGGGATATTGCCGTCAACCTGGCCGAACGGGGCGCCTTCCTGTCAGGCCACAAGGAGGTGGAGATTCCCTTTGACATTCGCAAGATGGCGATCAAGGTCGAGGATATGCTCACCAAGAGCATTGACGCCCTGGTGCATATGGATGTGGTGCTGGCCCACCAGGTCCGGTCCGAGGATGACGAGGTGGATGCCTATAACCGGGAGATGTATGTCCGGGTCAAGGACGCGCTCCTGCATAAACCCGAGCAGGTCAACTGCCTGCTGCACGCCATATCCGCGGGCCGGCACCTGGAGCGGATCGCCGACCTGGCCACCAATATTGCCGAGGATGTCATCTATCTGGTGGATGCGGAGATCGTCCGCCATACCCCCGAGGTGTTTAAGGATTGA